One genomic segment of Intestinimonas butyriciproducens includes these proteins:
- a CDS encoding nitroreductase family protein, with protein MTLLEAMERRHSVRSYTDQPICGEVLASLEREVRACNIEGGLHIQLVTGEPEAFRGVLAHYGKFRNVKNYLALVGPGGPSLEERAGYYGERLVLTAAMLGLDSCWVALTFRKGKCQYVARPGEKLVCVIALGYGEGHGVPHKSKPLEALCRTEGPMPDWFRRGMEAALLAPTATNQQKFRFTLSGDAVRAESTGGFYSKVDLGIVKYHFEVGAGPAAFHWSSPGR; from the coding sequence ATGACTTTATTGGAAGCGATGGAGCGCCGCCATTCCGTGCGCAGCTATACGGACCAGCCGATCTGCGGCGAGGTTCTGGCATCCCTGGAGCGGGAGGTGCGCGCCTGCAACATAGAGGGCGGGCTGCATATCCAACTGGTCACCGGCGAACCGGAGGCTTTCCGCGGCGTGCTGGCCCACTACGGAAAATTCCGCAACGTCAAAAACTATCTGGCCCTGGTCGGGCCCGGTGGACCATCCCTGGAGGAGCGGGCGGGCTACTACGGGGAACGGCTGGTCCTGACCGCCGCCATGCTGGGGCTGGATTCCTGCTGGGTGGCGCTGACCTTCCGCAAGGGGAAGTGTCAATACGTCGCCCGCCCGGGCGAAAAGCTGGTCTGTGTCATTGCGCTGGGTTATGGAGAGGGCCACGGCGTCCCCCATAAGAGCAAACCGCTGGAGGCCCTGTGCCGGACGGAAGGCCCTATGCCCGATTGGTTCCGCCGGGGCATGGAGGCCGCCCTTCTGGCCCCCACGGCCACCAACCAGCAGAAGTTCCGCTTCACCCTCTCCGGCGACGCCGTCCGCGCGGAATCCACCGGCGGCTTTTATTCCAAGGTGGACCTGGGCATCGTCAAGTACCACTTCGAGGTCGGCGCGGGCCCCGCTGCCTTCCACTGGTCCTCTCCCGGCCGCTGA
- a CDS encoding GreA/GreB family elongation factor: protein MHNELTQKDIQMMRDELDYRRIQLRPKLLEAVKEARGFGDLSENFEYKAAKQEKNRNESRIRFLENMIKTAVVISEEAPSDGVGLYDKVTVYLEDDDDTETYQVVTTMRQDALHGLISRESPVGRALLGKKVGERFYIRVNDTYGYYAVIRAIEKAADDGSIPLNGY, encoded by the coding sequence ATGCACAACGAACTGACGCAAAAGGATATCCAGATGATGAGGGACGAGCTGGATTATCGCCGCATCCAGCTCCGGCCCAAGCTGCTGGAGGCGGTGAAGGAGGCCCGGGGATTCGGAGACTTGAGTGAAAACTTTGAGTACAAGGCGGCCAAGCAGGAGAAAAACCGCAATGAAAGCCGCATCCGCTTCCTGGAGAACATGATCAAAACAGCGGTGGTGATCTCGGAGGAGGCCCCTTCGGACGGCGTGGGACTCTATGACAAGGTGACCGTCTATCTGGAGGACGACGATGACACCGAGACCTACCAGGTGGTGACCACCATGCGGCAGGACGCCCTTCACGGTCTCATCAGCCGTGAGTCCCCGGTGGGCAGGGCGCTGCTGGGGAAAAAGGTGGGAGAGCGGTTCTATATCCGGGTAAACGATACATACGGCTATTATGCCGTAATACGGGCCATTGAAAAGGCCGCTGACGACGGCTCCATCCCGCTTAACGGTTATTGA
- a CDS encoding LysR family transcriptional regulator yields the protein MADSLFKNDCFHRSSGAASGIIPFPVGVAVSAPGEVLARGRAGCSHVAIISEPGDIYKRRRLWAPFPTMFRLANSLPWGYTVDVSLRPMRLIRFVRYFMKQIQLEYFIEVVEQNNFTKAAEKLFISQSALSKSIQSLEKELDTSLFTRDPRELKLTEEGRLVYHYAKDVLNYWHDRTAELFSSLNYKKGTLRFGLPPSAGSVYFSRVLYLYSKEYDHVDLQIFEEKSKKIEEMVLNDKLDLGVVVEPFHNPKLELKTVFRSEAVLAVSKDHRFADRKEIDFAALKEEPMLAVSKDYMYYDQVILYCQKAGFTPNIVFHSSQWDILLEMAAENQGVTIIGKPLVEKMYSERLNCIHLKNPEFPWGLGVIYKKGRPLTVPMKCFLALCGEDL from the coding sequence ATGGCAGATTCCCTCTTTAAAAACGATTGTTTTCACCGGTCTTCCGGAGCGGCCTCAGGGATCATCCCGTTCCCGGTCGGCGTCGCCGTATCCGCCCCGGGGGAGGTTCTCGCCCGCGGCAGGGCCGGTTGCTCACATGTTGCCATTATATCGGAACCGGGCGATATTTACAAGCGGCGTCGCCTATGGGCGCCATTCCCGACGATGTTCCGCCTTGCCAACTCCCTCCCTTGGGGCTATACTGTGGATGTCAGCTTGAGGCCGATGCGGCTTATCCGCTTTGTGAGGTATTTTATGAAGCAAATACAATTGGAATATTTTATTGAAGTCGTTGAGCAGAATAATTTTACGAAGGCTGCGGAAAAGCTGTTTATCAGCCAGTCCGCGTTGAGCAAGTCCATTCAGTCCCTGGAAAAAGAATTGGACACCTCGCTTTTTACGCGTGATCCCCGGGAATTGAAGCTGACGGAAGAGGGGCGGCTCGTATATCATTACGCAAAGGACGTCCTCAACTATTGGCATGACCGTACCGCGGAATTATTTTCTTCACTCAATTATAAAAAAGGGACCCTGCGTTTCGGCCTTCCGCCTTCTGCGGGGAGCGTATATTTTTCAAGGGTCCTCTACCTGTATTCAAAAGAGTACGACCATGTCGATCTTCAGATTTTTGAAGAAAAATCGAAGAAGATCGAAGAAATGGTCTTGAATGATAAGCTGGATCTGGGGGTAGTGGTTGAGCCGTTCCACAACCCAAAACTGGAGTTGAAAACCGTATTCCGCTCGGAAGCCGTTTTGGCGGTGTCCAAAGACCACCGCTTTGCAGACAGAAAAGAAATCGACTTTGCCGCGCTGAAAGAGGAACCGATGCTGGCCGTATCGAAAGATTATATGTACTATGACCAGGTCATCCTGTACTGTCAAAAGGCTGGTTTTACGCCGAACATCGTTTTCCACAGTTCTCAGTGGGATATCCTGTTGGAAATGGCGGCGGAAAACCAGGGGGTCACCATTATTGGAAAGCCGCTTGTGGAAAAGATGTACAGCGAGCGGTTAAACTGTATCCATCTAAAGAATCCGGAGTTCCCCTGGGGGTTGGGGGTGATTTATAAAAAGGGGAGGCCATTGACCGTCCCTATGAAGTGTTTCTTGGCGCTTTGCGGAGAAGATCTATAA
- a CDS encoding acetyl-CoA hydrolase/transferase family protein, translated as MNRYQEMYQQKKMTAEQALELIQDGDYMFSAQAAGEPQAILSKLQHLKKTGVKGTTLNTCLPLQYYDVMKDPDMKGIMDHSGWFFNAGLRDAQKKKLVSAVPQSSTSILRKTLQRLNYEGRRPVVMATVSPMDVHGYFSLSISAIYERDLIDRGALVLLEVNPNFPRTFGDTQVHISEVGALVESDRPIPTAKLAPYTAVDQKIGEYVASLVEDGSTIQLGIGNIPNAVAKELRSKRHLGIHTEMFTETMVDLIECGAVDNSQKGLLNGYSVCSFTMGSQRLYDYVNNNPSVLFKSCTFTNDPYTIGKNNKFVSVNASLEIDLTGQCASETVGNLQWSGTGGQSETVQGSQMSPGGKSIIAMHSTYTTKDESGKEVLHSKIVPFLARGAAVTTSRNDTDYVVTEYGIAWLRGLNIRQRVDALTRIAHPDFRDWLREEAEKNMIW; from the coding sequence ATGAATCGATATCAGGAAATGTACCAACAGAAAAAAATGACAGCAGAACAGGCCCTGGAACTAATCCAAGACGGTGACTACATGTTTTCCGCACAGGCCGCGGGAGAACCCCAGGCAATCCTTTCGAAGCTGCAGCACCTGAAGAAGACCGGCGTGAAAGGCACCACGCTGAATACCTGCCTCCCCCTCCAGTATTACGATGTCATGAAAGACCCCGACATGAAGGGCATCATGGATCACAGCGGATGGTTTTTTAACGCAGGACTTCGCGACGCCCAGAAGAAAAAGCTGGTCAGCGCCGTACCGCAAAGCTCCACCTCCATCTTGCGGAAAACGCTCCAGCGGCTGAACTATGAGGGGCGACGGCCTGTTGTAATGGCAACCGTTTCTCCCATGGATGTACATGGATATTTCTCCCTCTCCATCAGCGCCATCTACGAGAGAGATCTGATCGATCGGGGCGCCCTGGTGCTGCTGGAAGTAAACCCGAACTTCCCCCGGACGTTCGGCGATACGCAGGTACATATCTCAGAGGTCGGCGCCCTCGTGGAATCCGACCGGCCGATCCCCACGGCAAAGCTGGCCCCCTATACCGCTGTCGATCAAAAGATTGGGGAGTACGTGGCTTCTCTGGTGGAGGACGGCTCCACCATCCAGCTCGGTATCGGAAATATTCCCAACGCCGTGGCAAAGGAACTGAGGAGCAAGAGGCACCTAGGCATTCACACGGAAATGTTTACCGAGACCATGGTCGACCTGATCGAGTGCGGCGCCGTAGACAATTCCCAGAAGGGGCTTCTCAACGGGTATTCTGTATGCTCCTTCACGATGGGCAGTCAGCGGCTGTACGACTACGTCAACAACAATCCCTCCGTTCTGTTCAAGTCCTGCACGTTCACCAATGATCCATATACCATCGGTAAGAACAACAAGTTTGTCTCCGTAAACGCCAGCCTTGAGATCGACCTCACCGGCCAGTGCGCATCCGAAACGGTGGGCAACCTGCAGTGGTCGGGCACCGGCGGGCAGTCCGAGACCGTGCAGGGCTCGCAGATGTCCCCCGGCGGAAAATCCATCATTGCCATGCACTCCACGTATACCACAAAGGACGAAAGCGGCAAAGAGGTCCTCCACTCCAAGATCGTGCCGTTCCTTGCGCGGGGCGCCGCAGTCACAACTTCCAGAAACGACACGGACTATGTTGTCACGGAGTACGGCATCGCCTGGCTGCGCGGCCTGAATATCCGCCAGAGAGTCGACGCGCTGACCCGGATCGCTCATCCGGACTTCAGAGACTGGCTGAGAGAAGAAGCGGAAAAGAACATGATCTGGTAA
- a CDS encoding alpha/beta fold hydrolase, with protein sequence MNCSAFQIKTFKAYDGAEIHYVDVGSGQPMIYVCGFGSTIASQAPFIDAMRSRGRIIVLDQRAFGTTPATGEMGVHQSARDVKALMEALELPHVVLYGYSMGAAVTFSYISQFGTAGLSKIILGDMSPKLINEGDWALGLYQGHYTRSMYEKDLELIRTDYKRFALIVAEGLLFQNSPQHARNFTGTADEIRARILNKRNDPIAQGLIQGMVDITEEHMAANYEYWSTMAGSDFRTVLPEIDVPVLILYADPGSGYSPATAAYMKSQLPNAALMPIYGCTHMAASENPMQWRGCIAAFAYS encoded by the coding sequence ATGAATTGCTCCGCTTTTCAAATCAAAACTTTCAAGGCCTATGACGGCGCGGAGATCCACTATGTAGATGTAGGCAGCGGTCAGCCGATGATATATGTCTGCGGTTTTGGAAGCACGATCGCGTCTCAGGCCCCTTTTATCGACGCCATGCGCTCCCGCGGGAGAATCATCGTATTGGATCAGCGCGCTTTCGGCACCACGCCTGCCACAGGTGAAATGGGGGTCCATCAGTCCGCCCGAGACGTCAAGGCCCTTATGGAGGCCCTGGAGCTTCCGCATGTCGTTCTGTATGGCTACTCCATGGGGGCGGCCGTCACATTCTCTTACATCAGTCAGTTCGGCACCGCCGGCCTTTCTAAAATCATTCTGGGCGATATGTCCCCCAAGCTGATCAACGAAGGCGACTGGGCCCTGGGCCTGTATCAGGGGCATTATACCCGGAGCATGTATGAAAAGGATCTGGAGCTGATCCGTACCGACTACAAGCGTTTTGCCCTGATCGTGGCGGAAGGACTTCTTTTTCAAAACTCTCCCCAGCATGCCCGCAATTTTACCGGCACCGCCGATGAGATCCGTGCGCGCATCCTGAATAAACGCAACGACCCCATCGCACAGGGCCTGATCCAGGGCATGGTCGATATCACGGAGGAACATATGGCGGCCAATTACGAGTACTGGTCCACCATGGCCGGTTCGGATTTCCGCACCGTCCTGCCTGAGATCGACGTCCCTGTTTTGATTTTATACGCCGACCCCGGTTCCGGGTATTCTCCCGCCACCGCAGCATATATGAAATCCCAGCTCCCCAACGCCGCGCTGATGCCCATTTACGGCTGTACCCATATGGCGGCATCTGAAAACCCCATGCAGTGGCGCGGCTGTATTGCGGCCTTTGCCTATTCCTAA
- a CDS encoding GntP family permease, whose translation MQIVSVIGMIVGVVVLIYLTFKGLNGFVASLIGSIIVIITSGLPFWGTLTGSYAASLGSTFGSYLFLFTIGSAYSELMKKSGAAESIANFLFGFLGVKATVAGTLIITFLLAYGGVNAFIIIFAVYPVAVPMFRKANVSKLLMPAIFLYGAVVLNVVTPGAPSMLCITLSEKLGVTTFAAPTMAIVILVLAFGFGILYFTWAANSLRARGIGFVASESDAELIAGSTGGKELPPIHMAILPYVVIVVLKLALANAMSASDGICTAMGAGIIVLILTNYKYLKGHIVQDFVNGWLSSINPLLLTAALMGFAAVVNICPGFEYFMKFAMLMADKMNPYISAVIVTNVFSGITGASLSGTQIFCSTMADQFMALGTVNAQALYKVVGMAAMGMDTLPHCPTFVMEAQVCGVTTKESYPYVMVMTVITPIVLALVAAGMAIVGLI comes from the coding sequence ATGCAGATAGTCAGTGTTATCGGCATGATCGTTGGTGTTGTAGTCCTCATTTATTTGACCTTCAAGGGATTGAACGGCTTTGTCGCCTCCCTGATCGGCTCCATCATCGTTATCATTACCAGCGGCCTCCCCTTCTGGGGAACGCTGACCGGTTCTTACGCCGCTTCTCTGGGAAGCACCTTTGGTTCTTATTTGTTCCTCTTCACCATCGGCTCCGCTTACAGCGAACTGATGAAGAAGAGCGGCGCCGCCGAATCGATCGCCAACTTCCTGTTTGGTTTTCTCGGTGTGAAGGCGACGGTTGCGGGCACCCTGATCATCACCTTCCTGCTGGCATACGGCGGCGTCAACGCCTTTATCATCATCTTTGCCGTCTATCCCGTTGCGGTCCCCATGTTCCGTAAGGCCAACGTATCCAAGCTCCTGATGCCGGCCATTTTCCTGTACGGCGCCGTGGTCTTGAATGTTGTCACCCCCGGCGCCCCCTCCATGCTGTGCATCACCCTGTCTGAGAAACTGGGCGTCACCACCTTTGCGGCTCCCACCATGGCCATTGTGATCCTTGTCCTGGCCTTCGGCTTCGGCATCCTCTATTTTACCTGGGCTGCCAATTCCCTGCGTGCCCGCGGCATCGGGTTCGTCGCCTCGGAAAGTGATGCCGAGCTGATCGCGGGCAGCACCGGCGGCAAGGAGCTGCCCCCCATCCACATGGCCATTCTGCCTTACGTGGTCATTGTCGTTTTGAAGCTGGCCCTCGCCAACGCCATGAGCGCTTCCGACGGCATTTGTACTGCCATGGGGGCCGGTATCATTGTTCTGATCCTCACAAACTACAAATATCTGAAAGGACATATCGTACAGGACTTTGTCAACGGGTGGCTCTCCAGCATCAATCCCCTGCTTCTGACCGCCGCTCTGATGGGCTTTGCCGCTGTGGTCAACATTTGTCCCGGATTTGAGTATTTCATGAAGTTTGCCATGCTGATGGCCGACAAAATGAACCCCTACATCTCCGCCGTTATCGTCACCAATGTGTTCTCCGGCATCACCGGCGCTTCTCTCAGCGGCACCCAAATCTTCTGCAGCACCATGGCCGACCAGTTTATGGCTCTGGGCACGGTCAACGCCCAGGCGCTCTATAAGGTCGTGGGCATGGCGGCCATGGGAATGGACACTCTGCCCCACTGCCCCACCTTCGTGATGGAGGCCCAGGTTTGCGGCGTCACCACCAAGGAGTCTTATCCCTATGTTATGGTCATGACCGTAATTACCCCAATCGTTCTGGCGCTGGTCGCTGCCGGTATGGCAATCGTTGGGCTGATCTGA
- a CDS encoding acyl CoA:acetate/3-ketoacid CoA transferase codes for MAKVMTAKEAIAAYFYDGATVTFGGFANGLMHPEEIMTALEEAARQGHPRNLTVVYASGQGDSADRGLNHLAVAGLCKTVIGGHWGLAPKLGRLAAENKLAAYNLPQGVISELFREIAAKRPGVITHVGLDTFVDPRLEGGKINQAARDAGDLVKLIEFQGEQKLFYPSFPIHIAVIRATYADCHGNCTFEKEGAYAEALAQAQAAHNSGGKVIVQVEKVVSHGCLDARLIRIPGIYVDALVVGSPENHMQTFGTHYDPAFSGEVRIPLDALAPLPMGERKIIARRAAMELVPHAVTNLGIGMPEGVAAVAAEEGMEGMVLTTEVGGIGGVPAGGKDFGASTNVDCILEQPTQFDFYDGGGLDVAFLGLAQMDRSGNINVSKFGPKIAGCGGFINITQNAKKVVYCGTFTAGGLKIAVGEGRLVIQQEGKVKKLIDRVEQVTFAGAYAVRHGQPVLYVTERAVFELTADGVELKEVAPGIDIQRDILSQMDFTPILKDVKTMDARIFREERMGLVH; via the coding sequence ATGGCAAAAGTTATGACGGCAAAAGAAGCAATCGCAGCCTACTTCTACGATGGCGCGACCGTTACCTTCGGCGGGTTTGCCAATGGGCTGATGCATCCGGAGGAGATCATGACGGCGCTGGAGGAGGCCGCGCGGCAGGGACACCCGAGGAATCTGACGGTCGTTTACGCCTCGGGCCAGGGTGACAGCGCCGACCGCGGTCTGAACCATCTGGCGGTGGCGGGCCTGTGCAAAACCGTGATCGGCGGGCACTGGGGCTTGGCGCCCAAGCTGGGCAGATTGGCCGCGGAAAATAAGCTGGCCGCATACAACCTGCCCCAGGGCGTCATTTCCGAACTATTCCGCGAAATTGCGGCGAAACGTCCCGGCGTCATAACGCATGTCGGCCTGGACACCTTCGTGGACCCCCGCCTGGAGGGGGGAAAGATCAACCAGGCGGCCCGGGACGCGGGCGATCTGGTCAAGCTCATTGAGTTTCAGGGTGAGCAGAAGCTGTTTTACCCATCCTTCCCGATCCACATCGCGGTGATTCGCGCAACCTATGCCGATTGTCACGGCAACTGCACCTTTGAAAAAGAGGGCGCCTATGCCGAGGCGCTTGCCCAGGCCCAGGCCGCCCACAATTCCGGCGGCAAGGTCATCGTTCAGGTGGAAAAGGTAGTCTCCCATGGCTGCCTGGATGCCCGGCTTATCCGTATACCCGGAATCTATGTAGATGCGCTGGTGGTAGGCAGTCCTGAAAATCACATGCAGACCTTCGGAACCCATTACGACCCCGCCTTTTCGGGAGAGGTCCGCATACCCCTGGATGCCCTGGCCCCCCTCCCCATGGGCGAACGTAAGATCATCGCCCGACGGGCCGCCATGGAGCTGGTCCCCCATGCCGTTACAAACCTGGGGATCGGCATGCCGGAAGGCGTGGCCGCTGTGGCCGCTGAGGAGGGCATGGAGGGCATGGTCCTTACCACCGAAGTGGGCGGCATCGGAGGCGTCCCCGCCGGGGGGAAGGATTTCGGCGCGTCTACCAATGTGGATTGTATCCTGGAGCAGCCCACGCAGTTCGACTTTTATGACGGCGGCGGTCTGGACGTGGCCTTTCTGGGCCTGGCCCAAATGGACAGGAGCGGAAACATCAATGTCAGCAAGTTTGGGCCCAAGATCGCGGGCTGCGGCGGGTTTATCAACATCACGCAGAACGCCAAGAAAGTCGTCTACTGCGGGACTTTTACCGCCGGCGGGCTAAAGATCGCGGTAGGGGAGGGCCGTCTGGTCATCCAGCAGGAGGGCAAGGTCAAAAAACTGATTGATCGAGTCGAACAGGTCACTTTTGCCGGAGCCTATGCCGTCAGGCACGGACAGCCCGTCCTCTATGTCACCGAACGGGCCGTTTTTGAGCTGACCGCCGACGGTGTGGAGCTGAAGGAGGTGGCCCCCGGAATCGACATCCAGAGGGATATTCTCAGCCAGATGGACTTTACCCCCATTCTAAAAGACGTCAAGACAATGGACGCGCGTATCTTCCGGGAGGAGCGCATGGGTCTTGTCCATTAG
- a CDS encoding MaoC family dehydratase, whose translation MTIQEITLGNCASTTKTVTETDVYLFAGITGDLNPAHTNEVSASQTPFGGRIAHGILGAGFISAVLGMKLPGPGTIYLGQELKFTRPVHIGDTVTATCTVREIIPEKNIVKFDTVCTNQRDEIVIQGMATVMPPKA comes from the coding sequence ATGACGATCCAGGAAATAACGCTGGGCAACTGCGCCAGCACAACCAAAACCGTCACCGAGACGGATGTCTATCTCTTTGCCGGCATTACCGGAGACTTAAACCCCGCCCACACCAATGAGGTCTCGGCCAGCCAGACCCCCTTCGGCGGCCGGATCGCCCACGGTATCCTGGGCGCCGGCTTCATTTCGGCAGTCCTGGGCATGAAACTGCCCGGCCCCGGGACCATCTACCTCGGCCAGGAATTGAAGTTCACCAGGCCCGTCCATATTGGAGACACCGTCACGGCGACCTGCACGGTCCGTGAGATCATACCGGAAAAGAATATCGTCAAATTTGACACGGTCTGTACCAATCAGCGGGATGAAATCGTCATCCAGGGAATGGCCACCGTTATGCCGCCGAAGGCATGA